A region of Nomascus leucogenys isolate Asia unplaced genomic scaffold, Asia_NLE_v1 Super-Scaffold_249, whole genome shotgun sequence DNA encodes the following proteins:
- the ZNF830 gene encoding zinc finger protein 830 encodes MASSASARTPAGKRVVNQEELRRLMKEKQRLSTNRKRIESPFAKYNRLGQLSCALCNTPVKSELLWQTHVLGKQHREKVAELKGAKEASQGSSASSAPQSVKRKAPDADERDVKRAKATLVPQVQPSTSALPTNFDKIGKEFIRATPSKPSGLSLLPDYEDEEEEEEEEEGDGERKRGDASKPLSDPQGKEHSVSSSREVTSSVLPDDFFSTNPPKAPIIPHSGSIEKAEIHEKVVERRENTAEALPEGFFDDPEVDARVRKVDAPKDQMDKEWDEFQKAMRQVNTISEAIVAEEDEEGRLDRQIGEIDEQIECYRRVEKLRNRQDEIKNKLKEILTIKELQKKEEENADSDDEGELQDLLSQDWRVKGALL; translated from the coding sequence ATGGCGTCCTCCGCCTCCGCTCGGACTCCGGCAGGGAAGCGAGTGGTAAATCAGGAAGAATTGCGGCGGTTAATGAAGGAGAAGCAGCGTCTGAGCACCAATCGGAAACGGATAGAATCTCCATTCGCGAAGTACAACCGTTTGGGGCAGCTGAGTTGTGCCCTGTGTAACACTCCGGTTAAGAGCGAGCTCCTGTGGCAGACTCACGTCCTGGGAAAGCAGCACCGAGAGAAAGTGGCCGAGCTGAAAGGCGCGAAGGAAGCCAGCCAGGGTTCGTCCGCCAGTTCAGCGCCTCAGTCCGTCAAAAGGAAAGCGCCGGACGCAGACGAGCGAGATGTCAAGAGAGCGAAGGCCACCTTGGTGCCTCAGGTACAGCCCTCCACATCTGCGTTGCCCACCAACTTTGACAAAATAGGAAAGGAGTTCATTAGAGCGACTCCCAGTAAGCCTTCAGGACTCAGTTTACTCCCCGATTatgaagatgaggaggaggaggaagaggaggaggaaggagatggagaaagaaaaaggggggaCGCCAGCAAGCCGCTCTCCGACCCACAGGGCAAGGAGCACTCAGTTTCCTCTTCGCGGGAGGTAACAAGTAGTGTGCTGCCAGACGATTTCTTTAGTACTAATCCTCCCAAGGCCCCCATAATTCCTCATTCAGGGTCAATTGAGAAagcagaaatacatgaaaaagtggtggaaaggagagaaaacaccGCGGAAGCGTTACCGGAAGGTTTTTTTGACGACCCTGAGGTAGATGCAAGGGTACGAAAGGTTGATGCCCCAAAAGATCAGATGGACAAAGAGTGGGACGAATTCCAAAAAGCCATGAGGCAGGTCAACACTATTTCCGAAGCCATAGTTGCCGAAGAGGATGAGGAGGGACGGTTGGACCGCCAGATTGGGGAGATCGATGAGCAGATAGAGTGTTACCGACGGGTGGAAAAGCTACGGAATCGCcaggatgaaataaaaaataaacttaaagaaaTCCTGACCATAAAAGAActgcagaaaaaggaagaagagaatgctGACAGCGATGATGAGGGGGAACTGCAGGATTTGTTGTCTCAGGATTGGAGGGTGAAAGGGGCATTGTTATAG